Proteins encoded in a region of the Streptomyces akebiae genome:
- a CDS encoding MFS transporter, translating into MSGTPTAAAPRRRDAGAGAHRWVVLVVLCVSLLLVAVDATVLHVAVPAVTEDIKPSAMELLWIVDVYPLVCASLLILFGTLGDRVGRRRILLLGYALFGVASALAACADSPQVLIAARALLGVGGAMIMPATLSILRQVFPDRRERALAIGIWSAVAAVGAAVGPLLGGFLLEHFWWGSVFLVNIPLMLVSLPIGRLLLPESTGDRDGPWDVVGALMAAVGLFGVVFGVKRLGGGHPPLDPGTALALLGGGALLIAFVRRQRRRKHPLVDLRMFARPAFSTSVGCIVLAMLALVGLELIAAQYLQLVLGLSPLETGLRLLPLTVAAMAAGLVGSHLLHRFGPRRMVSLGFCLTAFAVVLLTAMGRHDNAGLLLAGFVLLGFGLETTLFGAYESMLSEAPASSAGGAAAIGETSYQLGAGIGIALLGSVMNAAYAPGLSSVPGVPGSASQAAGHSLGEAYEVADRLGGSSGEALRQAARDSFVHGLHVTLLVSAALLVLGAVMALRLPRGMECSGPAEVPGPREASGATPARAESLR; encoded by the coding sequence ATGTCCGGGACGCCCACGGCCGCCGCACCGCGCCGTCGGGACGCCGGGGCCGGTGCACACCGCTGGGTCGTCCTCGTGGTCCTCTGCGTCAGCCTGCTGCTCGTCGCCGTCGACGCCACCGTGCTGCACGTGGCGGTGCCCGCCGTCACCGAGGACATCAAGCCGAGCGCCATGGAGCTGCTCTGGATCGTCGACGTCTACCCGCTGGTCTGCGCCTCCCTGCTGATCCTCTTCGGCACGCTCGGCGACCGGGTCGGCCGCAGACGGATCCTCCTCCTCGGCTACGCCCTCTTCGGCGTCGCCTCCGCCCTCGCCGCCTGCGCCGACAGTCCCCAGGTGCTGATCGCCGCCCGCGCCCTGCTCGGCGTCGGCGGCGCGATGATCATGCCCGCCACGCTGTCGATCCTGCGGCAGGTCTTTCCCGACCGCCGCGAACGGGCGCTCGCCATCGGCATCTGGAGCGCGGTCGCCGCCGTGGGCGCGGCCGTCGGACCCCTCCTCGGCGGGTTCCTGCTGGAGCACTTCTGGTGGGGCTCGGTCTTCCTCGTCAACATCCCGCTGATGCTGGTCAGCCTGCCGATCGGACGTCTGCTGCTCCCCGAGTCGACGGGCGACCGCGACGGCCCCTGGGACGTGGTGGGTGCCCTGATGGCCGCGGTCGGTCTCTTCGGCGTCGTCTTCGGTGTCAAGCGGCTCGGCGGCGGCCACCCGCCGCTCGACCCGGGCACCGCGCTCGCGCTCCTCGGCGGCGGCGCCCTGCTGATCGCGTTCGTACGACGCCAGCGGCGCCGGAAGCATCCACTGGTCGACCTGCGGATGTTCGCGCGGCCCGCCTTCAGCACCTCCGTCGGCTGCATCGTCCTCGCGATGCTCGCGCTGGTGGGGCTCGAACTGATCGCCGCGCAGTATCTGCAACTGGTCCTCGGTCTGTCCCCGCTGGAGACGGGGCTGCGACTGCTGCCGCTGACCGTCGCCGCGATGGCCGCCGGACTCGTCGGCTCCCACCTGCTGCACCGCTTCGGGCCGCGCCGCATGGTGTCCCTCGGCTTCTGCCTCACCGCCTTCGCGGTCGTGCTGCTGACCGCGATGGGACGCCACGACAACGCGGGGCTGCTGCTCGCCGGGTTCGTGCTGCTGGGCTTCGGCCTGGAGACGACCCTGTTCGGGGCGTACGAGTCGATGCTGAGCGAGGCGCCCGCGTCGTCGGCGGGCGGGGCGGCGGCGATCGGTGAGACCTCCTACCAGCTCGGCGCCGGCATCGGGATCGCGCTCCTCGGCAGTGTGATGAACGCGGCGTACGCGCCCGGGTTGTCGTCGGTGCCGGGGGTGCCCGGTTCGGCCTCCCAGGCCGCAGGGCACTCGCTGGGCGAGGCGTACGAGGTCGCCGACCGGTTGGGTGGCTCCTCGGGTGAGGCCCTGCGGCAGGCCGCCCGCGACTCCTTCGTCCACGGGCTGCACGTGACGCTGCTGGTGAGCGCGGCGCTGCTCGTCCTCGGCGCGGTGATGGCCCTGCGGCTGCCCCGGGGCATGGAGTGCTCGGGCCCGGCGGAGGTGCCGGGACCGCGGGAGGCTTCCGGGGCGACGCCGGCGCGCGCGGAGTCGCTGCGCTGA
- a CDS encoding acyl-CoA dehydrogenase family protein yields MSFDPTDLLGLDDLLDPEDLAVRDTVRSWARDRVLPYVAEWYERGELSQIRELARELGAIGALGMSLRGYGCAGAGAVQYGLACLELEAADSGIRSLVSVQGSLAMYAIHRFGSEEQRQTWLPRMASGEVIGCFGLTEPDHGSDPASMRTFAKRDGSDWVLTGRKMWITNGSVAGVAVVWAQTEEGVRGFVVPTDTDGFSAPEIKHKWSLRASVTSELVLDDVRLPADAVLPDVTGLKGPLSCLSHARYGIVWGSMGAARTCFEAAVEYAKTREQFGKPIGAFQLTQAKLADMAVELHKGILLAHHLGRRMDAGRLRPEQISFGKLNNVREAIEICRTARTILGANGISLEYPVMRHATNLESVLTYEGTVEMHQLVLGKALTGLDAFR; encoded by the coding sequence ATGAGCTTCGACCCCACCGATCTCCTCGGTCTCGACGATCTGCTCGACCCCGAGGATCTCGCCGTGCGGGACACCGTGCGCAGTTGGGCGAGGGACCGGGTGCTGCCGTATGTGGCCGAATGGTACGAGCGGGGGGAACTGTCCCAGATCCGTGAGCTGGCGCGCGAGTTGGGGGCGATCGGGGCCCTCGGGATGTCGCTGCGGGGATACGGGTGCGCGGGTGCCGGCGCGGTGCAGTACGGGCTCGCCTGTCTGGAGCTGGAGGCCGCGGACTCGGGGATCCGGTCGCTCGTGTCCGTGCAGGGGTCGCTCGCGATGTACGCGATCCACCGGTTCGGCAGCGAGGAGCAGCGGCAGACCTGGCTGCCGCGCATGGCCTCCGGTGAGGTCATCGGATGCTTCGGGCTGACCGAACCCGACCACGGGTCCGACCCGGCGTCGATGCGTACGTTCGCCAAGAGGGACGGCTCCGACTGGGTCCTCACCGGGCGGAAGATGTGGATCACCAACGGGTCCGTCGCCGGGGTCGCCGTGGTGTGGGCGCAGACCGAGGAGGGGGTGCGGGGCTTCGTCGTGCCCACCGACACGGACGGTTTCTCCGCGCCGGAGATCAAGCACAAGTGGTCCCTGCGTGCCTCCGTCACCAGTGAACTCGTCCTGGACGACGTGCGGTTGCCCGCCGACGCCGTACTGCCGGACGTAACCGGGCTGAAAGGCCCGCTGAGTTGTCTTTCGCACGCCCGCTACGGAATCGTGTGGGGCTCGATGGGTGCCGCGCGGACCTGTTTCGAGGCGGCCGTCGAATACGCGAAGACACGGGAGCAGTTCGGGAAGCCGATCGGGGCATTCCAGCTCACCCAGGCCAAACTCGCCGACATGGCGGTCGAGTTGCACAAGGGGATTCTGCTCGCCCACCATCTGGGGCGGCGGATGGACGCGGGACGGCTCCGTCCCGAGCAGATCAGCTTCGGCAAGCTGAACAACGTCCGTGAGGCGATCGAGATCTGCCGTACCGCCCGCACGATTCTCGGCGCGAACGGGATCTCCCTGGAGTACCCGGTGATGCGGCACGCGACGAACCTGGAGTCCGTGCTCACCTACGAGGGCACCGTCGAGATGCACCAACTGGTGCTGGGCAAGGCGCTCACCGGTCTTGACGCCTTCCGGTGA
- a CDS encoding cell division protein SepF, with translation MGSVRKASAWLGLVDDNDDERYYDDDYADERESGSGEAWVTDPRVKVASESAHEHGRRIGTVTPDSFRDARHIGELFRDGVPVIMNLTNMEPADAKRVVDFAAGLIFGLRGSIERVSNRVFLLTPADTEIVSGEVASRPVDGFFNQS, from the coding sequence ATGGGATCGGTGCGCAAGGCGAGTGCCTGGCTTGGCCTCGTCGACGACAACGATGACGAGCGTTACTACGACGACGACTACGCCGATGAGCGGGAGTCCGGCTCCGGCGAGGCCTGGGTCACCGACCCTCGTGTCAAGGTCGCGTCCGAGTCTGCGCATGAGCACGGCCGCCGGATCGGCACGGTCACGCCGGACAGCTTCCGTGACGCCCGGCACATCGGCGAGCTCTTCCGGGACGGCGTCCCGGTGATCATGAACCTCACGAACATGGAGCCCGCCGACGCCAAGCGTGTCGTCGACTTCGCGGCCGGTCTGATCTTCGGTCTGCGCGGATCGATCGAGCGCGTGTCGAACCGCGTGTTCCTGCTGACCCCCGCCGACACGGAGATCGTCAGCGGCGAGGTCGCGAGCCGTCCGGTGGACGGCTTCTTCAACCAGAGCTGA
- a CDS encoding DUF5685 family protein, with protein sequence MFGIVRPCSHRLGEGLRTQWMAHLCGLCLALRGDHGQFARIVTNYDGLLVSVLTEAQAERGTDWRRTAGPCPLRGMRTASVAQGEGARLAAAVSLVLASAKVRDHVADGDGLLARKPVAHAARRIATNWGRAGARTGSDIGFDTAVLVDAVDRQLGIEALAGPGTPLLTVTEPTETATAAAFAHTAILAGRPGNAEPLAEAGRLFGRLAHLLDAVEDRAADAAAGAWNPLTATGTSLTEARRLADDALHGIRLALREADFVDGKLAHLLLVHELRRSVERAFGTVPVCSAHQQGGAHQQGGAPMPGNPYAGGAGDPYAGGGGNPYVGGGGNPFGGGGAGYGGGGGGGFGGAPAPQPPRRRGFWAGCGMFTLLCCTCQMCCAKEYEGPWSRKKREGICRDCDCCDACECCGCDC encoded by the coding sequence GTGTTCGGAATAGTGAGGCCCTGTAGCCATCGGCTGGGCGAGGGGCTGCGGACGCAGTGGATGGCGCATCTGTGCGGGCTCTGTCTCGCGCTGCGCGGAGATCACGGGCAGTTCGCTCGAATCGTCACCAATTATGACGGTTTGCTGGTCTCGGTTCTGACGGAGGCTCAGGCCGAGCGCGGCACCGACTGGCGGCGTACCGCCGGGCCCTGTCCGCTGCGCGGGATGCGTACCGCCTCCGTCGCACAGGGCGAGGGCGCGCGGCTCGCCGCCGCCGTCTCCCTGGTGCTCGCCTCTGCCAAGGTGCGTGACCATGTCGCCGATGGGGATGGACTGCTCGCGCGCAAGCCGGTGGCGCACGCCGCGCGCCGGATCGCGACGAACTGGGGGCGCGCGGGGGCGCGTACGGGATCGGACATCGGGTTCGACACGGCGGTGCTGGTCGACGCCGTGGACCGCCAGCTCGGTATCGAGGCGCTCGCCGGTCCCGGCACCCCGCTGCTGACGGTCACCGAACCGACCGAGACGGCGACCGCGGCGGCGTTCGCGCACACCGCGATCCTGGCCGGTCGGCCGGGCAACGCCGAACCGCTCGCCGAGGCGGGACGCCTCTTCGGGCGGCTCGCCCATCTGCTGGACGCGGTGGAGGACCGGGCCGCCGACGCCGCCGCCGGCGCGTGGAACCCGCTGACCGCCACGGGCACCTCCCTCACCGAGGCCCGACGGCTTGCCGACGACGCCCTGCACGGCATCCGCCTCGCCCTGCGCGAGGCCGATTTCGTGGACGGCAAGCTGGCCCATCTGCTTCTCGTCCACGAACTGCGCAGGTCGGTGGAGCGCGCGTTCGGAACCGTGCCGGTGTGCTCGGCGCATCAGCAGGGCGGGGCGCATCAGCAGGGCGGGGCGCCGATGCCGGGCAATCCGTACGCGGGCGGCGCCGGTGACCCGTACGCCGGGGGCGGGGGGAATCCGTACGTCGGCGGTGGAGGGAATCCGTTCGGTGGTGGTGGCGCGGGCTACGGCGGTGGCGGGGGCGGTGGTTTCGGTGGGGCGCCCGCGCCGCAGCCGCCGCGGCGGCGCGGGTTCTGGGCGGGGTGCGGGATGTTCACGCTGCTGTGCTGCACCTGTCAGATGTGTTGCGCGAAGGAGTACGAGGGCCCCTGGTCCCGGAAGAAGCGCGAGGGCATCTGCCGGGACTGCGACTGCTGCGACGCATGCGAGTGCTGTGGCTGTGACTGCTGA
- a CDS encoding S1 family peptidase: MRIKRTTPRSGIARRTRLIAVTAGLAAAAAVTVPTANAAGTQTFSASELKSASSSVLKADIPGTAWAIDPATDKVVVTIDSTVSQGELAQIKEAAGENAGALTIKRTPGKFNKLIKGGDAIYASSWRCSLGFNVRSGSTYYFVTAGHCTDGAGTWYSNSGRTTVLGPTAGSSFPTNDYGLVRYSNTSIAKDGTAGSVDITSAATPSVGTNVIRTGSTTGTRTGRVTALNATVNYGGGDIVYGMIQTTVCAEPGDSGGPLYGSNGVAYGLTSGGSGNCTSGGTTFFQPVTEALSAYGVSVY; encoded by the coding sequence GTGAGGATCAAGCGCACCACCCCCCGCAGCGGCATAGCGAGACGGACCCGGCTGATCGCCGTGACCGCCGGACTCGCGGCCGCAGCCGCCGTCACGGTCCCCACCGCCAACGCGGCAGGCACCCAGACGTTCAGCGCCTCCGAGCTCAAGAGCGCCAGCTCATCGGTGCTCAAGGCTGACATCCCGGGTACCGCCTGGGCGATCGACCCGGCGACGGACAAGGTTGTCGTCACCATCGACAGCACCGTCTCCCAGGGCGAGCTCGCGCAGATCAAGGAGGCGGCGGGCGAGAACGCCGGCGCCCTGACGATCAAGCGGACCCCGGGCAAGTTCAACAAGCTGATCAAGGGCGGCGACGCCATCTATGCGAGTAGCTGGCGCTGTTCCCTGGGCTTCAACGTCCGCAGCGGGAGCACGTACTACTTCGTGACGGCCGGTCACTGCACCGACGGCGCGGGCACCTGGTACTCCAACTCCGGCCGCACCACGGTCCTCGGCCCGACCGCCGGGTCGAGCTTCCCGACCAACGACTACGGCCTCGTGCGCTACAGCAACACGTCCATCGCCAAGGACGGCACCGCGGGCAGCGTGGACATCACCAGCGCGGCCACCCCGAGCGTGGGCACCAACGTCATCCGCACCGGCTCCACCACCGGTACCCGTACCGGACGTGTGACCGCTCTCAACGCGACCGTGAACTACGGTGGCGGCGACATCGTCTACGGCATGATCCAGACCACGGTCTGCGCCGAGCCCGGCGACTCCGGCGGCCCGCTCTACGGCAGCAACGGCGTCGCGTACGGTCTCACCTCCGGCGGCAGCGGCAACTGCACCTCCGGTGGCACGACCTTCTTCCAGCCGGTCACCGAGGCCCTGAGCGCGTACGGCGTCTCGGTCTACTAG